CTTCTTCTTTCACCATGAAAGTAGGAAGTGGAAGGCGTGGAGCTTGTTTCGCCTGCAAGTAAACTTGGTTGTCATAAGCTTCGTCTTTCAAACGAACCTTGTCGCCGACCTTAATAATAGCAGAAGCGATATTCACCTTCTTACCATTCACCAAAACTTTACCATGAGAAATCAATTGTTTCGCCGCCGGAATGCTAGAAGCAAAACCCAAACGGAAAACCACGTTGTCCAAACGTTTTTCCAAAAGATTTACCAAAGCCTCAACCCAGTTTGTAGAAGCTGATTTTTGCGCCTTAGCGATGATACGACGGAACTGCTCTTCACGCAGACCGTAGTGGAAACGGATTTTTTGTTTTTCTTCTAATTGCAAAGCAAACTCAGAATACTTACGACGTTGCAAGCCGTGTTGGCCCGGAGGATAAGGGCGTCTTTCTAGAGCGCCAGACTTCCCCATACCAGGAAGTTCCGTGAGTAAACGTCTTTGTCTTTTAAAGCGTGGAGTTTTACCTGTTCTTTTCATTTATTCGTCCTTCACAATATCGTCAGATGATTTAAAAGCCTCTGAGGTGAAAGAACAGAATTTCCTAAAATTTCTGGATCAATGAAAGTATGAAGAAAACGGAATGAAAGCGTGTTGAGATTGAAAACAAGTTGAAACCGACTTCTTCCCTATGCTAGAACCCGGGCCACAAAAAGGTGGCATTATGAAATTTGTTGTAGCAATTGCGACGGTATTAGTTGGATTCAATGCTTTGGCGTCTACGGAAGTTCTTTTGAACTGCAAACACATCGATCAAGCAGACATCAGTTCTGCGGTTGTTCAAACTTACGCAGACCCAGCGAAAAAATTCTCTTTGGAACTGGTCCTGACTTCTCCTGCTGGCGAAACTCAATCAATCGAAATCGACTCTGAAGACTACACTGAAGGTTGGATCGCTCTTCCTGCTGAAGACACAGCAGAACGCTATTTGACTCGCCAAGAAGGCGGCTGGGAGATCTTCGGCACTATCGGCCAAGCTACTTACTTCGCCACAGCAACATGCGAAGAAAAAGCCGAGTAATAAAAAATTACTCATCTCTCCCCATACCGGGAACCAAGTGATGATCAAAAAGGCTCATATGCAAGGCGGAGGGTTTTTTCCGAAACGGAGGCGTGCTGGAGGCACGTCGGAGTGAAGGAAAAGGCCCGACAACGCAGTCAGATGGGCCTTTTTCATCATCACGGATTTAGTAAGATGGGGAAAAGGTTTCGTTCTTATTTATTAAACCTCTTCCCCATCTCACTTCGCCTAACCTACCAACCAGTTAAGCGACGACGGCGATTTCTTTTGCGAACTGGAACATTTGTTCCTGTGCTCTCTTGATGAGTTGTCGAAGTTGGCACCGTCTGGATTGTTTCTGTCTGCTTCATAGCCGAACTCCTTTCGTCTAGATTAAGAACTCCATCCATTCTCTCAGAGAAGCAGGGCATCAATCGACGCTTTTAATATTAGTCTTGGGTCATGAAAACAGGTTGAGAATGCTATTTCTTACGAAATAAAGATTGTACGACCCACAAAGGACCGATCAGCAAAAACTGTAAGTCTTTGAAAAATGAGGGCTTTTTACCCTCGATCTGATGACCCTTGAATTGGCCGATCCAAGCCAGAACGAATATAGCCAGCAACGAATAAACCGGATTTCCGAACTGACTCAGTGCATAAGTAAGGACATAACTCAGGATAACTTGTGCCAACATTACCAAAAAAGGCAGGGCTCCTAAGGTCATGTACCAGCCCAAGGCTACCGCAATCACCACTTCACCGAGCTTAATTGGTCCCATAGAAAGTGGAATCTGAATCAACAAACCCACAATAGAAAAGAAAATCAAAGGAACGCAGATCTTATGAATCACCTGGTTTTGAGGATGCTGATGACTTTCGCTGTATTCAGAAAACCATTGCTCCAGGGGCTTCATAACTCTCCTATTTTTGCGTAGAAAGAGGACCTACCATCGTGGCACCCGGCGGAACATCTCTGGTCACAACGGCGTTAGCACCGATCAAAGCTCCATCGCCGACGGTGATGGGACCTAGAACTTTCGCCCCTGTTCCAATAAGAACTTTATTTCCAACAGTGGGATGACGTTTTACCGGGTCGAATTTTAAACCGCCTAACGTGACTCCATGAAAGATGATGCAGTCATCGCCGACAACGGCTGTTTCGCCGATCACCACACCCATGCCATGATCGATCACCAGGCGTTTACCGATAGTGGCGCCCGGGTGAATTTCGATTCCCGTCAGTAATCTTGAGATTTCAGCGACCAAGCGGCCTACGAAAAATAACTCCGCTTTATAACAAGCATGCGCGATACGGTGAAAGAATAAAGCTTTCGGACCCGGATACAGAAGACCGATTTCCCAGAGGGACTTGGCTGCCGGATCATAGTTTTTATACGTGCGCAGGAACTCTAGAATACCATTAACCATTTAACTTCTCATTCATATCATCCAGCAGGAAGTAGCGATCAAAGAGTTCATTGTATCGGGACCATTTTTCACCCGAGCCTCTTTCCGCGTCCATCAACGTTTTTAAAGTCGCCACTTTGCTGTCAAAGTCATCGACCATCGCGATCACCATCGCCTCTAAAAATTTAGGTCTTTTTGGAGAACCGTATTCCAGTTTGCCGTGATGACTTAAAATAATGTGCTTACAAATATCTCGCAGCTCTTCGTTGAATCCCAAGATGCGCGAGGCTTTTTTATCGATCAACTCACAGGCGATTTGCATGTGACCAATCAGACGACCGCGGTCTGTGTAAGAGATACCATTGTCGTAAGAAAGTTCCCACAACTTTCCGATGTCATGAAAAATAGCGCCGAATAAAAGAAGATCTCGGTTTAGGAAAGGATAGTGCGACCCCATGAAATCCATGATCTTACAAATCGAAAGAATGTGCTCAAGCAGTCCTCCCGTCCACGCGTGGTGAATGGATTTGGCTGCGGGAGCTCTTAAAACTTTCGGGCGAATCTCCGGATCTTCCAACGTATCTAAAATCAACTGACGAAGGTGATCGTTCTTCATAGTTCGAACCATGTTCAAAAGTTCGACCAACATGTCTTCGGTATTGCGCGAAGATTTTGCGATAAAGTCTTCAAAATTCACCGTCGAAGAGTCCACTCTTTCCAAACGATGCACAACAAGCTGCTTGCGATTTTGGAAAAGTTGAATCTGACCTTTGATCTTAACAACGTCACCAACTTCAAATTCTTTCGCCAGTTCATCCACGCGATCCCAAAGACGCGCATCTAAACTTCCCGTGGCATCACCCAACTGAAGCCCCATAAAAGGACGACCGTTTTTTCCCATTCCGACATGTTTTTCTTTCACTAAGAAATTCATGTCTACGCCATCTTTATCCTGAAGACTTTGGATCGATTTTCTTTCCATTACGGGGCCTCACAGAAAAGTGGTGAATATTCAGAGTGCGTGAAGGTCACTTGCGCCAAGTAAACGTCGTTGTCTTTTTGCGCCGAGAAAAAGAAGGTACCGCCCAAGACACTGACGTAGCGTTCTTGAGTGGTGTTCACCTTGATACCTTCGCCGGCCATTTCTTTTAAAAAACGATCGGTGATATCGAAAAACTGATTGCAACCCGAGCCAAAAATTTGCTGGCCAAGACGACGCTTGCGGGCTTTGCTGACGAAGATTACTTTTTTTGCCGTCGCCGTTTCAAACTGAGGGAATTCGAATCCTACAAAGAAGGACCCTTGTTTCTTGGTGATGTAACGGGATAAATCCACCGTGCCACCGCCTTTAGGCAGTAACAACTTAACAGCTTTGTTTTCGACAATGCCGTCGTTTTTTTCGACCAAGAAAACATTTACTTCAGAGAAAACCAGATTCTTACCAACAGCCGAAGACGCGGCTGCGGCGCCATGTTCACCACCGCCACCTTCAGCGTGTTCCCCTTCAGGAGCCGCTTTGAATTCCAGCATGTCCCACACCTTCGTGGGAACTTTCAAATCTTCCGCCAAGTCTTCGAATTTAACGTCATGATATTCTGATACGTGATAACCCGCAGGATCTGAGGTGCAGCCTGCAAGAACTACGGACATCCAGAAGATAGAAACCTGGACGAACTTGATCATCACTCGTACTCCAGTTGATCCCTCAACTCTAGCAACGGAAGAAAGTTAGGTTCGGATTGAAGACCCGCACGAACGTAATCATAGGCCGCCGTGCGATCATTGTTTCTCATCATCACCCAAGCCAAACCATAAAGTGCCGATGCACTTTGTTTATCTTTATTATACGCGTCCGTGTAGGCTTTTTGTGCGCAGGCGACATCCCCTGTATTAATACAGATATCGCCCATCAAAAGATCCTTCACTGACAAAGTGGAAAGCTCTGGCATCTTCAAGATCGCCGTCGATTCTGGCAAACGACCGATTTTCGCCAGGTAACTTGCTTGAGTGGAAAGCACATAAGCATCTTTAGGAGCTTCAGCCATCGCCTCTTGCAAAAGTTTTGCAGCGTCGCTGTCGCGATTGATTTCCATCAAACACACCGCACGCAAAGCTTTGAGTTCAGGATTCGGTGGTTGCTTTTGATAGATCTCATCACAGTATTTTTCTAAATAATCCCATTGAGTAAAACGCCATTCCACGTGCAAAGGATGCGTGTAGTTGCGCGCCTGCCCCGGCATTTGACTTAAGAATTGAACCACCGCCTGATTCACACCATCTACGTCACCCAAAAGATTTTGCGCATAGACGTTGAACAACAGAAGTTCCTGGCGAAGATATCCGGTTTTTTGAACGTTGGCTTTGATATCACGCACCAGAGTCTGCAAAACGCCCGCGTCGGAATTCGCTTTTGCATACTCTACTGTCGACATTGCGCGACCGAAAAGCGCCAGCACTGAGTTTGGATTTTTGCGATAAATATTATCGAAGTCGCGCATCGCTTCGCCGTAATTGCCTTTTTTCTGCTGGATAATCGCTAGGTTTAGCAAAGCAGAGACATTGAAAGGCTCATGCCCAATGGCTTTTTGAAGAGTGTCTTCGGCTTGCTTCAAGTCCCCGTCCATCATGTAAGAAACGGCGATTCCAAGGTAGGCATCAACGATTTCAGCGCGGCTGCGGCCTTCTTTAACCAAAGCTCGTTCTAAAATACGTCGTCCCATCAAACTTTGACGGTCTTCAGAGATAAGAACTGACGCCATCTGCACTTGCGATTCTGCATCAGGTTCTTTCAGTTTTGTCGCCTTCATGTAGGTTTGCAGAGACTTTTCATAAAGCCCCAATGTCTTATAGCGGATCGCATGCGACATCAGCTCTTCATAACCCAGACTTTTCTTTTTACCTTTTTGCGACAAAGAAAGAACAACCACACCTGCGATCAGTAAAGAAGCCCCGATCAAACTCCAACGAAGAACGTTGGACTTCTGACGAATCTTTCCTTGCAAGCGTGTATCGCCCGAAGCGCCATAGCTTTTAGCCGCCGCCGGAGCCGTCGTCGAACGAGACACCGGCTGCTCTCGCACCGGAGTGACATCTTTAAATCCTGTGTCGCGCACAGGTGGCGGAGTCAGATCTAAATTCGGAGGAACCGGCGTAGGAGTCAAATCATCCGTCACCGGAATAATATCAGTTCGAGTCATCGTATGATGAGCAATCGACTGAGTCATTGTCTGTTCAGACTGGGAATCTTGCTCTTCACGGATATTTTTAACGATATCCATGAAAACTTTATTTTCGCGGATATAACTCCAGCGTCCTTCAGGCAGACGAACTTCGTCGATGATCGAAACTTGTTTTGTACGAAGCTGTTCCGTGACTTCAGACAACGTAAAAGGGCCCAGGATCCTGGTTGAGGATTTGATGAGCCAATTTTTTTCGTTGCCGTTCACGTTGTCTGTACTCATATCAGATTAGAATGGTGCTTTCGTTAAAAGAAGTTTTAAGTCGTCGTTCGTTAAGAAAAGACCCGCGCCCAAATAGCTGGATCGTCGGTCCCCTTGATTGAAGGCATCGTTGATACCTCCAGTAACATAGATACCGCGATACAAGGTATAAGACAGAGAACTTCGAACATTCGTATTTTCAAAATCAAACGCTTCTAATGTGAATTTCAACTTACGACGGAAGAAGAAGTAGTCGATACCAAAACCACCCGAGTTCTCGATCAAACCACCCTTTAAAGTCAGATCCCAGAAATTCTTCGCGTAAAGAACAGTGAACTTGATCTGGTTGTAATAAGTTTTTGTTTCCGTGTAATCCGCTGGAGATTCAGGCCCCGTACCTGTTCTTTTGTAACCGGTTTTTTCCACAAGACCTGCGGGATCATCCACAACGGCGATATAGTAGTAACGGTCTAGACCGGGTTGAATTTGCACCCCGATATAGGATTTCGTCGCACCGACATCATTTAAATACTCACCACGGAAATCAAAGGCCGTTTGAATGCGATTTGCAGTATCCAACATACCGCTAAGGCCATCAATCGCTGAAGAAACGTTTTCAGCTGTCTGCTCGTCGCTGACAAGCTTACCGATAGCACCTTCACCTTTATTGATTTTTGAAGTGATCTCATCCAGGTTTTTAACCGAGTTCGACAAGCGCTTCCAAGTTTCTTTCAAACCGGTCTCGCTTTGGTCGTTCATAACTTCTTTCAAAGACGATGTGATGTCATGGATGTCATCCACGATATCGCCGACCTTGTCTTTGTTTTCAGTCGTCATTTGCGCCAAGTCACCGGTCAAAGTCTCGATGTTCTTAACAATACGACCCAGAACGTGACGACGAGTTCCGTCTTCAGACGTGGCCTCTTGCAAGTTCTTCGCAACCTCTTTCAGCGAAGTTGTCACTTCAGAAACTTGAGTCATCAAGTTATCCAGCGAGCCACCATCACGAACGATCAAGATTTGCGCATTATCTTCCAGTGGA
The window above is part of the Bdellovibrio bacteriovorus genome. Proteins encoded here:
- a CDS encoding 3'-5' exoribonuclease YhaM family protein — translated: MERKSIQSLQDKDGVDMNFLVKEKHVGMGKNGRPFMGLQLGDATGSLDARLWDRVDELAKEFEVGDVVKIKGQIQLFQNRKQLVVHRLERVDSSTVNFEDFIAKSSRNTEDMLVELLNMVRTMKNDHLRQLILDTLEDPEIRPKVLRAPAAKSIHHAWTGGLLEHILSICKIMDFMGSHYPFLNRDLLLFGAIFHDIGKLWELSYDNGISYTDRGRLIGHMQIACELIDKKASRILGFNEELRDICKHIILSHHGKLEYGSPKRPKFLEAMVIAMVDDFDSKVATLKTLMDAERGSGEKWSRYNELFDRYFLLDDMNEKLNG
- a CDS encoding tetratricopeptide repeat protein, whose protein sequence is MSTDNVNGNEKNWLIKSSTRILGPFTLSEVTEQLRTKQVSIIDEVRLPEGRWSYIRENKVFMDIVKNIREEQDSQSEQTMTQSIAHHTMTRTDIIPVTDDLTPTPVPPNLDLTPPPVRDTGFKDVTPVREQPVSRSTTAPAAAKSYGASGDTRLQGKIRQKSNVLRWSLIGASLLIAGVVVLSLSQKGKKKSLGYEELMSHAIRYKTLGLYEKSLQTYMKATKLKEPDAESQVQMASVLISEDRQSLMGRRILERALVKEGRSRAEIVDAYLGIAVSYMMDGDLKQAEDTLQKAIGHEPFNVSALLNLAIIQQKKGNYGEAMRDFDNIYRKNPNSVLALFGRAMSTVEYAKANSDAGVLQTLVRDIKANVQKTGYLRQELLLFNVYAQNLLGDVDGVNQAVVQFLSQMPGQARNYTHPLHVEWRFTQWDYLEKYCDEIYQKQPPNPELKALRAVCLMEINRDSDAAKLLQEAMAEAPKDAYVLSTQASYLAKIGRLPESTAILKMPELSTLSVKDLLMGDICINTGDVACAQKAYTDAYNKDKQSASALYGLAWVMMRNNDRTAAYDYVRAGLQSEPNFLPLLELRDQLEYE
- the epsC gene encoding serine O-acetyltransferase EpsC, giving the protein MVNGILEFLRTYKNYDPAAKSLWEIGLLYPGPKALFFHRIAHACYKAELFFVGRLVAEISRLLTGIEIHPGATIGKRLVIDHGMGVVIGETAVVGDDCIIFHGVTLGGLKFDPVKRHPTVGNKVLIGTGAKVLGPITVGDGALIGANAVVTRDVPPGATMVGPLSTQK
- a CDS encoding MlaD family protein, which produces MNWLRAAEFKVGLLVVVVGSLIAVMSMQVSDDPSYLGRSKKAWFLLPNAGGLVKNSAVRSAGIPVGVIKNISLQDGKARIDITVKSDVPLTTSASIEVKAQGILGDKHVEVYPGSPTDPPLEDNAQILIVRDGGSLDNLMTQVSEVTTSLKEVAKNLQEATSEDGTRRHVLGRIVKNIETLTGDLAQMTTENKDKVGDIVDDIHDITSSLKEVMNDQSETGLKETWKRLSNSVKNLDEITSKINKGEGAIGKLVSDEQTAENVSSAIDGLSGMLDTANRIQTAFDFRGEYLNDVGATKSYIGVQIQPGLDRYYYIAVVDDPAGLVEKTGYKRTGTGPESPADYTETKTYYNQIKFTVLYAKNFWDLTLKGGLIENSGGFGIDYFFFRRKLKFTLEAFDFENTNVRSSLSYTLYRGIYVTGGINDAFNQGDRRSSYLGAGLFLTNDDLKLLLTKAPF
- a CDS encoding DUF962 domain-containing protein, with product MKPLEQWFSEYSESHQHPQNQVIHKICVPLIFFSIVGLLIQIPLSMGPIKLGEVVIAVALGWYMTLGALPFLVMLAQVILSYVLTYALSQFGNPVYSLLAIFVLAWIGQFKGHQIEGKKPSFFKDLQFLLIGPLWVVQSLFRKK
- the rpsD gene encoding 30S ribosomal protein S4 produces the protein MKRTGKTPRFKRQRRLLTELPGMGKSGALERRPYPPGQHGLQRRKYSEFALQLEEKQKIRFHYGLREEQFRRIIAKAQKSASTNWVEALVNLLEKRLDNVVFRLGFASSIPAAKQLISHGKVLVNGKKVNIASAIIKVGDKVRLKDEAYDNQVYLQAKQAPRLPLPTFMVKEEVAGKEEGRLTDEPNLEAVPFAFEPGLVIGYYSMRG